The genomic interval TCCGCGTCCAGCGCGACCTTGCCGAACGCCAGTGGCCAGGGCCAGGTTTCCAAGGGTATCGTGACCCACCATGCCGACCAGATCATCGTCGGGGGATCCGACTGCGGGACCCCACGAATTGTTGTAGATGGCAACAATCTGATGCTGATGACTGAGTGCCTGAGCGGATTCTGCATCAGTGTGACTTTTGCCAATGTAGCGAATGGGGACGATGTGCGCTCCGTAGGCGACACCGACAGAACCGATTTGATTGTCAACAGCTGTGATGATGCCGGAGACAGCCGTGCCGTGGCTTGGGTCACGCTCGGTGTCGTTGTCGGTGACAGGACTCCCGTTGAGATTGAGTGCGAGATCAGATCGGATGTTGGCTTCAAGATCCGGGTGGTCCATGTCAACCCCGGTGTCGATCACAGCGATGAGCACACCGCTGCCGCTCAGTCCCCAGTCCCATGCGGGCAGCAGGTTCAGGTCTTCTCCGCGTCGTCCATAGCGGAGTCCGGCGTTGGTGATGTGCCATGCCTCTCCAAAGGATGGGTTGTTTGTGGGGTTTCCAGTCGCTGCCTGAGGGCTTGCATGCAGGTTGCGGTTCTGGCGTTCATGCCACAGGATAGTAGGTTCGGAAGTGAGCGCACGCTCAATTTCGTCCGCCTCCATTGGAGATTTTGAAAAATCGAGTGTGAAGAATCCGTCGAGCGCGCCGATGGCTCCAAGATCCTGTGCATTCCAGGTTTTCAGTGTGGACGCTGGCAGTGGCTCACCGCTTGTTCGCACCACCCAGTGATCCGTCAACGTTGAGTCAGTCTCCCCGTTTTCGGGGCTTGCATGAACGGCAAGGCAATTCCATGCGACACCCCAGAGCAGCAGTGTCTTTTGCAGTATCTGAAAACAACGCATCATCACCCAGTATGTATGAGTTTCTACACCGACTGCAAGCGACTGGATTCGATCCGATCTACGAAGTGGATTGGCAACAACTGCATGCAGGGAATGCGTTTGGGTTCAGCACCCCTACATGAGAATTCCGGCCAGCGTGTGTTTTCGATCAGAGCAGTCTAAACCCAAAACTTTGCGGCAAACAGCACGGTTAAAGCATACATCAGGGGAGTGATTTCCCTGTGTTTGCCAGTGACCAGTTTGAGGACCACGAACGAGATCATGCCAAAAACAATGCCCTCTGCAATGGAGAATGCCAGTGGCATCATGATGATCGTGAGGAAGACTGGAATCAGATCCGTGAAGTCGTCCAGTTTCACGTTGCGAATGGGAGTCATCATCATCGCACCGACGACGACCAGTGCTGAGGCGGTTGCCGCCGCTGGAATCATCAGAAAGAAAGGTGATAGGAACAGTGCGAGCAGGAACATCACGGCTGTCGTCAACGCCGTCAAGCCGGTGCGTCCTCCCTCAGCGACTCCCGATGCGCTTTCGACGTAGGTGGTGACAGTGGAGGTTCCGACGATGGCTCCGAAGGTCGTTCCGATCGCATCCGCAAACAGGGCCTGCTTGGCTCGTGGGACGCGTCCTTCATCGTCCAGCATTTCCGCCTTGGAGGAGACTCCGATGAGCGTGCCGATGGTATCGAACATGTCCACAAAGAGGAAAGTGAACAGCACAACAGCCATATCGAGGGTGAATATCTCTTTCCATTCAAATTTGAAAAACAGTGGGGAAAGGGATGGGGGAGTGAGATCAATGGATGTCGGCAATTGGGTGACGCCGAGCGGAATCCCGATCAACGTGCCCACGGAGATTCCGATCAGCAGTGCACCGCGAATTTTGAGCGCGAGCAGAGCTCCGGCAACAAAGATAATCAGCAGCGCGAGGGCGGGGGCGGGATTGGCAGCCATCTCACTGAGATCTCCCAGACCGACGAGGGTTGCTGGATTGGATACAATGATACCTGCGTTTTTAAGTCCGATGAACGCAATGAAGATCCCGATCCCAACAGAGATCGCATGCTTGAGGTTGAGTGGGATGGAG from Puniceicoccaceae bacterium carries:
- a CDS encoding NCS2 family permease, which produces MFENLFKLSQNRTTVRTEIMAGITTFLTMAYILAVNPDILSAAGMDKGSVFTATALSAAVATMVMAFAANLPFALAPGMGLNAFFAFTVCLGMGHSWQFALTAVFLEGILFLILTAFNIREMIINSIPLNLKHAISVGIGIFIAFIGLKNAGIIVSNPATLVGLGDLSEMAANPAPALALLIIFVAGALLALKIRGALLIGISVGTLIGIPLGVTQLPTSIDLTPPSLSPLFFKFEWKEIFTLDMAVVLFTFLFVDMFDTIGTLIGVSSKAEMLDDEGRVPRAKQALFADAIGTTFGAIVGTSTVTTYVESASGVAEGGRTGLTALTTAVMFLLALFLSPFFLMIPAAATASALVVVGAMMMTPIRNVKLDDFTDLIPVFLTIIMMPLAFSIAEGIVFGMISFVVLKLVTGKHREITPLMYALTVLFAAKFWV